Proteins encoded in a region of the Mucilaginibacter sabulilitoris genome:
- a CDS encoding arabinose isomerase: MDSNTLRIGLFGIGLDAYWEQFAGLQARLEGYLTVVEGKLKAIHPEVVNLGLIDTAEKAFEAGSRFRQEDVDLIFLYVTTYALSSTVLPVVQRAKVPVIILNLSPEASIDYESFNQMEDRVSMTGEWLAYCSACPVPEIANVFKRTGVKFHQITGMLNEDPECWTEVAEWVEAARVAHVMAYNRLGCMGHYYSGMLDIYSDLTQQYASFGGHIELLEVDELAGLRKLVTVAQVAERVGLFQSQFDVQEDCSQEELERAAKTSVALDLMVDKYKLGSMAYYYKGTGNVDNEDTISSIILGNSLLTARNIPVAGEYEIKNAQAMKIMDSFGAGGSFTEYYAMDFKDDVVLMGHDGPGHIKIAEGKTKVRPLKVYHGKVGRGLSVEMSVKHGPVTLLSVVEQSGKLMLLVAEGESVPGPILEIGNTNSRYRFSIGARKFVNSWNSHGPAHHCAVGIGHISSKLHKLGQLLGMDVVQVC, from the coding sequence ATGGATTCAAACACATTAAGGATCGGCCTGTTCGGCATCGGGCTTGACGCCTATTGGGAGCAATTTGCAGGACTGCAGGCGCGGCTGGAAGGATATCTGACGGTAGTGGAAGGAAAACTCAAAGCCATACACCCCGAGGTGGTAAACCTGGGGCTTATAGACACAGCTGAAAAAGCTTTTGAGGCCGGGAGCAGGTTTAGACAGGAAGATGTGGACCTGATTTTTTTGTATGTAACCACATATGCGCTGTCATCTACCGTGTTGCCTGTTGTTCAAAGGGCTAAGGTGCCTGTGATTATTCTGAACCTGTCGCCGGAGGCTTCTATCGATTATGAGTCCTTTAATCAAATGGAGGATCGTGTAAGTATGACCGGTGAGTGGCTGGCCTACTGTTCGGCCTGTCCTGTACCCGAGATTGCCAATGTGTTTAAACGGACAGGTGTTAAGTTTCACCAGATTACTGGCATGTTAAATGAGGATCCGGAATGCTGGACAGAGGTGGCTGAATGGGTTGAGGCCGCCAGGGTGGCCCATGTTATGGCTTATAACCGGTTGGGCTGCATGGGGCATTATTACAGTGGGATGCTGGATATCTACAGTGATCTCACTCAGCAGTATGCCAGCTTTGGAGGCCATATAGAATTGTTGGAAGTGGATGAATTGGCAGGGTTAAGGAAATTGGTTACGGTGGCGCAGGTAGCCGAAAGGGTAGGGCTTTTTCAATCGCAATTTGATGTGCAGGAAGATTGCTCACAGGAAGAGCTGGAGCGGGCTGCCAAAACTTCGGTAGCGTTGGATTTGATGGTTGATAAATATAAGCTGGGTTCTATGGCTTATTATTATAAGGGTACGGGTAATGTGGATAATGAAGATACGATCAGTTCGATCATTTTGGGAAATTCGCTGCTGACAGCCAGGAATATACCGGTAGCGGGTGAATATGAGATCAAGAATGCGCAGGCAATGAAGATCATGGACAGCTTTGGGGCAGGCGGTTCGTTTACAGAATATTATGCGATGGATTTTAAAGACGATGTGGTACTTATGGGGCATGATGGGCCGGGGCATATCAAAATAGCAGAAGGGAAAACCAAGGTGCGGCCACTGAAAGTGTATCACGGTAAGGTTGGCCGGGGATTGTCGGTAGAAATGTCGGTAAAGCATGGTCCGGTAACATTATTGTCTGTAGTGGAGCAATCGGGGAAACTGATGCTGCTGGTAGCAGAAGGGGAGTCGGTTCCTGGTCCGATCCTGGAAATAGGTAATACAAACAGTCGTTATCGCTTCAGTATAGGAGCGCGGAAATTTGTGAACAGTTGGAATAGCCATGGCCCGGCACATCATTGCGCGGTGGGGATAGGTCACATTAGCTCTAAGTTGCATAAGCTGGGGCAGTTGCTTGGCATGGATGTGGTGCAAGTGTGTTAA
- a CDS encoding RNA polymerase sigma factor: MLTSKASVKDEELIVLLKQGKAYAFDLLYERYWKGLYAVAYNRTGEEEVAKDLVQNLLIDIWKRHDTLQVIDSLQQFLFGAIKLQILNYYRSENIKQKAIERALERMHNLFASMDELSSYYNLEKVVEEEVLRMPDNMKYSFLLRSDNRSVKEIADNLNLAEQTVSNNITKALKRLRKRLVLEYPDRHLTCIALLFYLLNN, encoded by the coding sequence ATGCTTACAAGTAAAGCTTCTGTTAAAGACGAAGAACTGATTGTTTTACTTAAACAAGGTAAAGCTTACGCCTTTGATTTGCTGTATGAACGATATTGGAAAGGACTTTACGCTGTTGCCTACAACCGTACCGGAGAGGAGGAGGTTGCTAAAGACCTTGTCCAGAACCTGCTGATAGATATATGGAAAAGACACGATACACTGCAAGTTATTGATAGCTTACAGCAATTTTTATTTGGCGCCATCAAACTCCAGATCCTGAATTACTACCGGTCTGAAAATATAAAACAAAAGGCAATTGAAAGGGCGCTGGAACGGATGCACAATCTATTCGCGTCGATGGATGAATTGAGTTCTTACTACAACCTTGAAAAAGTGGTTGAAGAGGAAGTTTTGAGAATGCCTGATAATATGAAGTATTCCTTTTTGCTCAGAAGCGATAACCGGTCGGTAAAGGAGATTGCCGACAACCTTAACCTGGCCGAGCAAACGGTATCAAATAATATCACCAAGGCATTAAAGCGCTTAAGAAAAAGACTGGTTTTAGAATACCCTGACCGCCACCTTACCTGCATTGCCCTGCTTTTTTATTTACTTAATAATTAA
- a CDS encoding FecR family protein: MEPSELKQLIDRYLNNTATEAERRIVDAWYESFDDAEKELFLSSEKEQQLKQEIYDQVKGNWYHPAGLVKTLPFLKYAAATVLFISAWWGLYKHIPKASRQKPNNYLTINTGTREVKKVDLPDGSEVWLNANSHIRISDDFQNLKQRNVYLDEGEAFFKVKRNVNRPFIVFTKSVRTQVLGTSFNINSYAELHKAVVTVATGRVQVSTHANVLGIITPGLQINYSINKDSYQINKSDASQAHSWTQGQSVLNQATFPELALTVRNIYGVQLISKNKATAKYKYNIHINTSHSLDETMKIICSVHQNTYRRKKNEIMIY; encoded by the coding sequence GTGGAACCTTCTGAGCTCAAACAACTGATTGACCGTTACCTTAATAATACAGCAACCGAAGCTGAGCGCAGGATAGTTGATGCCTGGTATGAATCTTTTGACGATGCAGAGAAAGAGCTGTTCCTGTCATCAGAAAAAGAACAGCAGCTAAAACAGGAAATTTATGACCAGGTAAAAGGCAACTGGTACCATCCGGCGGGCCTTGTAAAAACACTACCCTTTTTAAAATACGCAGCAGCAACGGTTTTGTTTATCTCCGCATGGTGGGGGCTTTATAAACATATACCAAAAGCCAGCCGTCAAAAACCGAACAACTATTTAACTATAAATACCGGAACCAGGGAAGTTAAGAAAGTTGACCTGCCCGATGGATCAGAAGTATGGCTAAACGCCAACAGCCATATCCGCATCAGCGACGATTTCCAGAACCTGAAACAAAGGAATGTTTATCTGGATGAAGGTGAGGCCTTTTTTAAAGTAAAGAGAAATGTAAACCGCCCATTTATTGTATTTACCAAATCGGTAAGAACACAGGTTTTAGGAACATCCTTTAATATAAATTCTTATGCTGAACTGCACAAAGCAGTGGTAACCGTAGCTACCGGGCGGGTACAGGTAAGTACACATGCTAATGTGTTGGGAATAATTACCCCGGGCCTTCAAATTAACTATTCTATTAATAAAGACAGTTACCAGATCAATAAATCCGACGCTTCTCAGGCGCATTCCTGGACCCAAGGGCAATCTGTTTTAAACCAGGCAACATTCCCGGAGCTTGCATTAACCGTAAGGAATATTTACGGGGTACAGCTCATTAGTAAAAATAAAGCAACCGCTAAATACAAATACAACATACACATCAACACATCCCATTCACTTGATGAAACCATGAAAATTATATGCTCGGTTCATCAAAACACTTACAGGAGGAAAAAGAATGAAATAATGATTTATTAA